AGGTGAAATCTTGAAAAATTACAAGAGTTTCAAGTCCATGTTATGTGTGAGCAACAGCAGCAAAAGTGATGGGGCTTTGGTTAAATATTCAGTTGAATTTGAGAAGGCAAATGCAGAAGTTGGAGATCCTGATTTTTTCAAAGGTTTTGTTGCTAAGATTTTTGAGGATATGGATACTTATCTTCTCAAGGCATGAATTATTCAAGATTTCATTAACAGTGTTGACATGTAGCTAGTCATGCCAGTAATAAATTTTcgttatattattttttactcGTGTCTCATGAATTATGACGAGGATCGTCGATTtgcaaattatataaaaatcaaagtttaatttattgattttattaattCCTCACTTTGATGTTAAAGAGGAAAAGATGGtttttatatgattttgtaAGTTTGATCATGATTCTGATCATAATTCATGAgatataagagagagagagagagagaaaaaattcaaataaatacatcaattttggggtaatttggttttgcacatgaactttgaaatgaataaaaaaaatacatgaatttaataTTGCAATTCTACCACAATTTATTTTTGGCTCAAATTAAAGCTGATTTGATAAGTCGGAATGTCGATGTGTAGGTCATCTCTAAACGACATTGTTTTGAGAGGATTTctataaatttattgaaattgaatttgtggtaaaattattataatattaaaattcatttatttattttactcatcTCAAAGTTCATATGCAAAAATaagagttcgagggttttttaggacagtaacttagattgatttggaaattaggacaataactttcggacttgtaaaattaggacattaattttttttaagagtaaaataggacactaattaataagtgttgcatccgcaggacatttttcggccaattattggccgagaaatgtcctatttttacgacacttattaattagtgtcctatttttactcaaaaaaaaattagtgtcctatttttacaaatccaaaagtttttgtcctaattttcaaatcaacataagttattgtcctaaaaaatcccctgACTCCAAAAATAAACTAGCTACACctaaaattgatatatttaaATGCCAATAATTCTATACAACTTGCAATCACAACTCActattgatataaaataatatccaAAATTACAATAGAGTATCTGATTTACAATATACAACTCATGATTGGAATATTATTTTCAAGCACTACAATGATATCAACGTGTGATATTATACTActatacaataaaaaaaaaggatcatttcatataaaaaaatatggaggATCCTAAAAAACTAACCCTTCCAAATGTATATACAATCCAGAATCCCAGAAACTCATCGTGAACATTAATTCACAAAAAAGGAAGAagccaaaaaacaaaaaatccatCTTCTTTGATTTGATATCGTAATCTCATACTTCGCAGTCATCTCTATCTTGAAGAAGAGGGACCTTCTCAGCCGTAGATGAATCGCTGCGCCTATCATCTAACCGCTGCGTCTCGCCATCTTTGACCTCTCCCCATAACACGGTGTAGTAGCCCACGCCACACACGAACGCTCCCAACATGCTACATTAATCACAATTTCTTTGTTTGAGATCACAATTTCAATTAACTTCGACAACAAGAAATCAGTAGATGTTCCCATTCTCTAAATTTAGAAATAAGTGTTTTCGAAATATTCccttcgtccataaaaaattaCCACATCGTGaataacacgagttttaataaaatattaacagAATTATTAATGGATGAAGGGACCTACTTTTGAATATGAACGGAAtcgtgtggaccctactactataaatgaagtgataattttttttttgtaaacggAGAGTGTACTATATTTCACGAGATGCAGTATGAATAAAATCGTGTCGAAAAACATACCTCCCAAAATGGAAAGTATCCGCAAAGAGCAAGCAACCGAAGGTGCTTGCATATGGAATTCCAAAGGGTTTGAATGCAGGCACGAAATAAGGGCCCTTCCATCTCGTGCACCATATCAATACTTTTGTACGGATCAAACTGCTGAAAATTGcctattcaaattcaaaaaacacACAACACTAATGTCAAAACAAAtgtattaaaaattattattaaaaaatagatcGAATTTTGATCTCATATTGACTTTTTAATCCgagtttactaaaattataaatttaggCTGAACTTATTTTCATTGTTTAGTTATAGTCCGTGTCAAAAATCTCGGCCAACTAAGGGGTAACATGAACGTCAGAAGCTGACttgacaattaaaaaaaattacatcagATTTTTTATCTCTGCATATCTCAGCTCCCAAACGTCACCGTTTCACTTTAAGAGTTCGTGTTTTAATTTGATGTGAAATCTGACGTTTGGGAGGTGATGTAGAGATTAAAAAATCCGATgtaattaattgttttttttttaattgctaaGTCAATTTTGACGAGCCACGTCATCTCATAGTTAGCCGAAATTTCAAGTTAGACTATAAACTGAACGACATAGATAAGCTCAAGTTATAGTTACAATTTGTAAATTCAGATAAAAAGTTatagtttgaaatattttttaataataactcATGAATTATAAATAGATTTTACCGTGAGCACGATGACTAAGAGTTCAAAATTGAGGTCGAGTCTCCACGCACTAGGATTTCTCTCTAGGAAAAGGGCAACCGCAGCTGATTGCATCGTCCCAAATAAGCTATAAAAAGAGATGATTTTCATAATGTTTGGGCACATTTTCACTGTCCCTACCTGACTCAACAATAAATAACAATAAGATTACTCAATAGTTGTTTCAAATTTTACACTAATTGATAAGCTGAAGTGGAAATTTAAActatataaaatatatgtttttacAGGTTAAATACCAGTTTATGTCCCAATTTTAGCATTTTTGCAAAAATGTTCCAATATATAATACATTTTCAACATTTTTATAATCACGCTACAAGGTGATACATTTCACATCTGGCACCTGAAAATCAATCTCAGGTGCTAGAAGTGTTACCTTGTGATGCAagtatgaaaatattgaaaagttGTGTATCAATTTATAACTTATTAAACGTCGAGACATTACTAtttgtcatatatatataggacgaGGTTCAAATGACTGATACCTGAACAATGTTCCAAATGGCTAGAGTGAATGACGAAGCTGCGAATAAAATGCAGCCAAGAACCCAGTTTTCATGCGGTGCTAAGAAGACGAATAGACGTGGCGGTGCCACTGCTGACGCCGAAAAAGATAGAGAGGGAAATGAGTGGTTTTTTATGGTGGGCCCTCTGTAGAGAGTGACTAAAATTGCTCCGGCGAAAGATATCAAGGTGCCTAATACTCTTGCTTGGCTGCCTGAGCTTTTCCAATTGAATTTTATGGTCCTGAAATATATTTTAgaagtgttatttatatttttcggGTAAGATACAGAATTGAACTTATGAGTCCTTGAGCTGGTAAAATTGGGTCGGCTCGACCCGATCCACCCGAATTTAGGATTGGTTCAGCTCGATAAAATTGaggctaaaaaaaattaggccTAACAAACCTGCTCAGATGGTCCGCCGGACTTATCAGACTTTGAGGCAAAAAAGTCCGAAGTTTTGGGCTTTTTGGCCCgctcatttttttattgttaatttataatCGTGACATTTCACTATAAAATTCATCCAATCACCGGAGTTAGATATAGCTTTACtaattaaattaagaaatatttAAGTAGTGAAATCCTATTATCgagttataatttatttttgacgcatataatatattattcatCTAATTAATTACTATATGACTTAGTAAACGATGAAGTCAAGAAAGCAAAATGAATAGGAACCCGATTTAAATTGATGGTACAAAATAGTGATTGAATATTTATGTATGTATACTTCTACTATTAATTAATAAGTAGGTGAAATTCCAAGAATATGTATATAGTCCAAATTAAGTCTAGACAAAAGGAAATTAAACTGGCCCTTTTAAGATAGAAACAACAATATGTATCAAATCATTAATTACTTAATCAACTTTAAAATCTTACCCCCACTGACCGACATGCATGATACATGTAATAAATATCATTCAACTTACTCAAACAATGATTGTTTCATAGCCCAATATTTGTaagataataaatatataaatatttcaaaaatattaatttggtCGAGTAACTAGAAATATCACCATATAACTTCTTGATATATAAAAAGAGgaattattttcttcttttattaAAAGAAGCAGCCCTAGTGAAAGGGACAACATATCAAATAGTTTTAAATCTAAAAAAGTAAGAAAAGCAAAagattgcaaaaaaaaaaaaaaaaaaaagagcagcCACACCCAAGATACATATAGATTTTCAACTTATTGCCATCAAAATATGTGGCTCACATACTTTGAAAATCAATTATGATTCCACTAGGGGCTCTTAATTATAGAAATATCCCAATCCACTAGAATTTTGAATTATggtaaatttaataaatttcttATTTCAATATTATTGATATGTGCCATATGTTTGAAATAATATGGCCACCAATATATTAGCTGTGTATaactaatttatttaattaaatagaaaaatcCCAAGATACCAGTAGATACTAGTGGTCCAACCTAATTATGaaccataattaattaatatatatatatatatatatatatatatatatatatatatatatatatttgtggcATACACACTTTGGAAAATTGGAATCATAATTGATTCCCTCGTGTGGCTCCAAGATACTCAACATATACTTCATTCTAGTAGatgcaaaatatatttataaaatattttattcttatatcACTAAATATTAGTTCTATTTTATACCTCAACGTATGTGTGAAGCTATCAATATTGTTAACAAGTTATCATGACGTTTTCAATCACACTCCCAAATTataacaatatttttatttttttaatgttttcaCACACGTGAT
The genomic region above belongs to Salvia miltiorrhiza cultivar Shanhuang (shh) chromosome 5, IMPLAD_Smil_shh, whole genome shotgun sequence and contains:
- the LOC131025275 gene encoding WAT1-related protein At1g70260-like, with the translated sequence MGGSGSTKAAMVEAAPCAAMVLVEGSIIALTIMASTAMARGMSPFVFVVYTNILGSIILLPYCFFYERERSEEAILTFKFLVRVFLLGFIGITIAQNLAYVGLSYSSPIVACGMANQIPAFSFILGIILRTIKFNWKSSGSQARVLGTLISFAGAILVTLYRGPTIKNHSFPSLSFSASAVAPPRLFVFLAPHENWVLGCILFAASSFTLAIWNIVQVGTVKMCPNIMKIISFYSLFGTMQSAAVALFLERNPSAWRLDLNFELLVIVLTAIFSSLIRTKVLIWCTRWKGPYFVPAFKPFGIPYASTFGCLLFADTFHFGSMLGAFVCGVGYYTVLWGEVKDGETQRLDDRRSDSSTAEKVPLLQDRDDCEV